A single genomic interval of Nerophis ophidion isolate RoL-2023_Sa linkage group LG11, RoL_Noph_v1.0, whole genome shotgun sequence harbors:
- the m6pr gene encoding cation-dependent mannose-6-phosphate receptor: protein MQVLTSPSQGSLLVWTLMVQLFLRGSGTHADDGTKNCKLVFESESERKVLRRIEPLARKNFTAEMQIGEGKYSYAFQLCGDAGGVPGAGVIQVESQKTGPKITVIGLYNATEVIGGSDYVWLIYGNGEKYDTHCSKEQRKAFVMIFCNRNLESGQLEVVQENREREQHCFYQFKLESSAVCPPLEYKLSAGSIILIIAFCLLAVYFVGGFLYQRLIVGAKGMDQFPNHAFWVEVGNLSADGCDFVCRSRDREEPPTYRGVSTEPLEDEPEERDDHLLPM from the exons ATGCAG GTGTTAACCTCTCCCAGTCAAGGATCTCTCCTGGTTTGGACGTTGATGGTTCAGCTTTTCCTGCGAGGCAGCGGGACTCACGCCGATGACGGCACCAAGAACTGCAAACTCGTCTTTGAATCCGAGTCCGAACGAAAGGTCCTGCGGCGAATAGAACCGCTCGCCCGCAAGAA CTTTACGGCGGAGATGCAGATTGGAGAAGGAAAGTACTCGTACGCGTTCCAGCTGTGCGGCGACGCAGGAGGCGTCCCAGGAGCCGGTGTCATTCAGGTGGAAAGCCAGAAGACGGGACCGAAGATAACCGTGATTGGCTTGTACAATGCAACAGAGGTCATTGGAGGAA GCGACTATGTGTGGTTGATCTATGGAAATGGAGAAAAATACGACACCCACTGCTCCAAAGAACAGAGGAAAGCCTTTGTCATGATTTTTTGCAACCGAAATTTGGAATCG GGCCAACTGGAGGTGGTTCAGGAGAACAGAGAACGGGAGCAGCACTGCTTCTACCAGTTCAAGCTAGAGTCCAGTGCCGTGTGTCCACCTCTTGAATACAAGCTTAGCGCCGGCTCCATCATACTCATCAT TGCTTTCTGTCTACTGGCTGTTTACTTTGTTGGAGGTTTCCTCTACCAGCGGCTCATCGTCGGGGCCAAAGGCATGGACCAGTTCCCCAATCATGCCTTCTGGGTGGAGGTCGGCAATCTCTCGGCC GACGGTTGCGACTTTGTATGTCGCTCGCGGGATCGAGAGGAGCCCCCTACTTACAGGGGAGTGTCCACAGAACCTTTAGAGGATGAGCCCGAAGAGCGAGATGACCACTTGTTACCCATGTGA